TTACTTTTCCAAGGTCTTTAGGAGAAGTTGCTCCTACCTCTTTAATAGCTTCTTCTACTAGTTTTTTTACTTCCTCTTCGCTCATTTGCTTTGGTAAATATGACTCAACTACAGCAAGTTCAGCTTTTTCTTTCTCTACAAGGTCTTGCCTTCCACCCTTTTCATACATTTCAATAGCTTCACGTCTTTGTTTTGCATACTTTTGTAGTAGCTTTACGATTTCCTCGTCTGTTAACTCTCCTCTCTTTTCAATCTCCGCGTTCTTGATAAGAGAATTAATCATTCTAATAGTAGAAAGTTTTACTTTATCCTTGCTTTTAAGAGCCTCTTTCATATCGGCAAGAAGCCTTTCTTTAAGTCCCATTTACTTAACCTCTAAAAATTACTTTTTCTTCTTCTTACCCTTTGGTGGAAGGAGACCACGCTTTTTGAGAGCCTTAATTAGTCTTTTTCTTGCAGCCATAGCCTTTCTTTTTCTCTTTTCACTTGGCTTTTCGTAATATTCTCTTCTCTTAATCTCTGTAAGAATTCCTTCCTTTTCGCATAGTTTCTTAAATCTCTTTAGAGCCTTTTCAAAAGACTCTCCTTCACGAACGTAAACTGTT
The Desulfurobacteriaceae bacterium genome window above contains:
- a CDS encoding GatB/YqeY domain-containing protein → MGLKERLLADMKEALKSKDKVKLSTIRMINSLIKNAEIEKRGELTDEEIVKLLQKYAKQRREAIEMYEKGGRQDLVEKEKAELAVVESYLPKQMSEEEVKKLVEEAIKEVGATSPKDLGKVMQFVMPKVKGRADGSVVNKIARELLANQ
- the rpsU gene encoding 30S ribosomal protein S21; protein product: MATVYVREGESFEKALKRFKKLCEKEGILTEIKRREYYEKPSEKRKRKAMAARKRLIKALKKRGLLPPKGKKKKK